Proteins encoded within one genomic window of Esox lucius isolate fEsoLuc1 chromosome 12, fEsoLuc1.pri, whole genome shotgun sequence:
- the hnrnpa1b gene encoding heterogeneous nuclear ribonucleoprotein A1b isoform X6, protein MSKEAPREPEQLRKLFIGGLSFETTDESLRAHFEQWGTLTDCVVMRDPANKRSRGFGFVTYSGVNEVDAAMEARPHKVDGRLVEPKRAVSREDSSRPGAHVTVKKIFVGGIKEDTEDSHLRDYFEQFGKIEVIDIMTDRNSGKKRGFAFVTFDDHDAVDRIVIQKYHTVNGHNCEVRKALSRQEMQTTGMGMRGGRGGGGNYGRGGGYGGNDYGRDDGYFGGRGGRGGGYGGGDGGYNNGYGGGDGGYGGGPGGYGGGNRGYGGGQGYGGGNGGGYGGGNGYNDYNNGNGNGGNFGGEGKYAVHNTGYHRASEDICPTLNCNFGGGGGNNYNDFGNYNNQASNYGPMKGNNFGGGGGSGGGRNSGPYGGGYGGSSGGGGGYGGGSGGRRF, encoded by the exons ATGTCGAAGGAG GCCCCACGTGAACCTGAGCAGCTCCGCAAGCTGTTCATTGGAGGTCTGAGCTTCGAAACAACGGACGAGAGTTTGCGGGCACATTTCGAACAATGGGGTACTCTTACAGATTGTGTG GTAATGAGGGACCCAGCCAACAAACGGTCCAGAGGGTTTGGGTTTGTCACCTACTCCGGTGTAAATGAGGTTGATGCTGCCATGGAAGCACGCCCCCACAAAGTTGACGGCAGGCTCGTAGAGCCCAAGAGGGCAGTTTCCCGGGAGGACTCCAGCCGGCCAGGGGCTCACGTAACAGTGAAAAAGATATTTGTCGGCGGCATCAAGGAAGACACAGAGGACTCCCACCTGCGAGACTACTTCGAGCAGTTCGGCAAGATTGAAGTAATTGACATAATGACCGACCGCAATAGTGGCAAGAAGAGGGGCTTTGCCTTTGTCACGTTCGATGACCACGATGCAGTGGACAGGATTGTCA TCCAGAAGTACCACACGGTGAATGGCCACAACTGTGAAGTGAGGAAAGCGCTGTCCAGGCAGGAGATGCAGACTACTGGCATGGGTATGAGGGGTG GCCGTGGAGGCGGCGGCAACTATGGCAGAGGTGGGGGATATGGAGGTAATGATTATGGCCGTGATGACGGATACTTCGGTGGCCGCG GAGGCAGAGGGGGCGGATACGGTGGCGGTGATGGCGGTTACAACAACGGCTATGGCGGCGGTGATG GCGGTTATGGCGGAGGCCCCGGTGGTTATGGTGGTGGTAACCGCGGTTACGGCGGGGGACAAGGTTATGGTGGCGGAAACGGGGGTGGCTACGGCGGTGGAAACGGTTATAACGACTACAACAATGGCAACGGCAACGGAGGAAACTTCGGCGGCG AAGGAAAGTATGCGGTCCACAACACCGGTTACCATAGGGCGTCCGAAGACATTTGTCCAACTCTTAATT GCAACTTCGGCGGTGGCGGTGGCAACAACTACAACGACTTCGGCAACTACAACAACCAGGCCTCCAATTATGGCCCGATGAAGGGTAACAATTTCGGCGGCGGCGGTGGGAGTGGTGGCGGCAGGAACAGTGGCCCATATGGTG GCGGTTACGGCGGTAGCTCgggaggtggtggtggataTGGCGGTGGCTCAGGCGGACGACGattctaa